One Ciconia boyciana chromosome 9, ASM3463844v1, whole genome shotgun sequence genomic window carries:
- the LOC140657044 gene encoding leukotriene B4 receptor 1-like, with product MSQAEESSIHSTWNIVRSVVCIILSLSFIIGTPGNCIVIWTVCTKMKQVSPSVLLILNLAIADVLVLITLPIWIYSFADSWVFGVIFCKILVFIIYCSMYASIFLITALSLERLMAVFYPFTIQRYKTKEKTSLIIFLIWFLSITFGISVIPFQETEEMNGGLLCTCRNYSSNRQKVSYLLLETLAGFVIPFLIICTCYMCVARRISRMTYQSKQRSERLIASIVVAFILCWFPHHLFNILDIISIQIELSNEEMSLALDEIVGRGVYISGALVFISSCINPLLYAFAARRFQNHLRFAKISKLFEQMSQTVTEEDKKKSLVVTKQEDTLVSTENL from the coding sequence ATGAGTCAAGCTGAGGAAAGCAGTATCCACTCTACATGGAATATTGTGAGGTCAGTAGTCTGCATAATACTGAGCTTGTCATTTATTATTGGCACCCCTGGAAATTGCATCGTCATCTGGACTGTTTGtacaaaaatgaagcaagtaTCTCCTTCAGTCCTGCTGATCTTGAACCTGGCCATTGCAGATGTCCTTGTACTGATTACTTTACCAATCTGGATTTACTCCTTTGCTGACTCATGGGTTTTTGGAGTCATCTTCTGCAAAATActggttttcattatttactgCAGCATGTATGCTAGTATTTTTCTGATTACAGCACTGAGTTTGGAGCGGTTAATGGCTGTGTTTTACCCTTTCACAATTCAAAgatacaaaacaaaagaaaagacttcTTTAATCATATTCCTCATTTGGTTTCTGTCTATTACTTTTGGTATTTCTGTCATTCCGTTTcaagagacagaagaaatgaaTGGTGGACTACTATGCACATGTCGCAACTACTCTTCTAATAGACAGAAAGTGTCGTATCTTTTGCTGGAGACTCTTGCAGGTTTTGTAAtcccttttttaattatttgcactTGTTATATGTGTGTTGCAAGAAGAATAAGCAGAATGACTTACCAATCTAAACAGCGATCAGAACGGCTCATTGCCAGCATTGTGGTAGCATTCATTTTATGCTGGTTCCCTCATCATCTCTTTAACATCCTAGATATTATTTCAATTCAGATAGAACTCTCTAATGAGGAAATGTCTTTGGCACTGGATGAAATTGTAGGCAGAGGAGTGTACATCTCTGGAGCACTTGTATTCATCAGTAGCTGTATTAACCCTCTACTTTATGCTTTTGCTGCACGAAGATTTCAGAATCACCTGAGATTTGCCAAGATATCAAAGCTGTTTGAACAGATGAGTCAGACTGTAACagaggaagacaagaaaaaaagtttggttGTAACCAAACAAGAAGATACTTTAGTAAGCACAGAAAATCTCTAA